The following coding sequences lie in one Rutidosis leptorrhynchoides isolate AG116_Rl617_1_P2 chromosome 4, CSIRO_AGI_Rlap_v1, whole genome shotgun sequence genomic window:
- the LOC139845464 gene encoding polyphenol oxidase I, chloroplastic-like — MASLQTPITPATGTTTKSFSSSFTQNVSSWPLFSNSSKKCAIKSLKHKVTCNSGSSDHNLDRRDILLGLGGLAGAVNLTSVPSVGAAPLAAPDISKCGTTAMSGFRPGESTPTGGDCCPPNANQIMDFVFPKDQAFKVRPAAHLLSPKYIAKFNEAIKRMKELPADDPRNFLQQAHIHCAYCNGAYTQSSSGFPDIEIQIHNSWLFFPFHRWYLYFYERILGSLIDDPTFALPFWNWDTPAGMTIPYYFNDSKSALFDSKRNQAHLKGVVDLGYNGKDSDTTDLDKVKNNLAIMYRQMVTNATDPTAFFGGEYRAGIEPISGGGSVEQSPHTPVHRWVGDPRETNGENLGNFYSAGRDTLFYCHHSNVDRMWSLWKMLGGKHKDITDPDWLNASFVFYDENKNLVRVYVKDCLFTNQLGYDYQRVDVPWLKSKPVPRAPKSGIAKKLVGKVAKAPDVTFPVKLDKIVKVLVPRPKKSRSKKEKEEKEELLIIQGITYDSEKYVKFDVYVNDEDDDASAPDQTEFAGSFAQLPHKHKGKSQSKTNFRAGLTELLEELEADDDDNVLVTVVPRSGSEDITIDAIKIIYA; from the coding sequence ATGGCTTCTCTTCAAACACCAATCACTCCAGCAACTGGAACCACCACTAAATCATTCTCATCTTCATTCACCCAAAATGTCTCATCTTGGCCATTGTTTTCAAACTCATCCAAAAAGTGTGCCATCAAGTCACTAAAACACAAAGTCACTTGCAACTCTGGTTCTTCAGATCACAACCTTGATCGACGAGACATTCTTCTAGGTCTCGGCGGTCTGGCAGGAGCTGTGAACCTTACTTCGGTTCCTTCTGTTGGGGCAGCACCACTTGCTGCCCCGGATATCTCAAAATGTGGGACTACTGCTATGTCTGGGTTCAGACCCGGAGAGAGTACTCCCACTGGCGGGGACTGTTGCCCGCCAAATGCTAATCAAATTATGGACTTTGTGTTCCCGAAGGATCAAGCATTTAAGGTACGACCTGCCGCGCATTTGCTTAGTCCTAAATACATTGCTAAGTTTAACGAAGCGATTAAGCGAATGAAGGAGCTTCCTGCTGATGATCCTCGTAACTTTTTGCAACAAGCGCATATCCATTGCGCTTATTGCAACGGAGCTTACACTCAGTCTTCGAGCGGGTTCCCGGATATCGAAATCCAGATTCACAACTCGTGGTTGTTTTTCCCGTTTCATCGTTGGTATCTTTACTTTTACGAGAGAATTTTGGGGAGTTTGATTGATGATCCCACATTCGCATTGCCATTCTGGAACTGGGACACCCCAGCTGGAATGACAATTCCGTACTATTTCAACGACTCGAAATCAGCATTGTTTGATTCCAAAAGAAACCAAGCTCACTTGAAAGGAGTCGTTGATCTCGGTTACAATGGTAAAGATAGCGACACAACCGATCTCGATAAGGTGAAAAATAATCTGGCAATCATGTACCGGCAAATGGTGACAAATGCAACTGACCCCACCGCGTTTTTCGGAGGTGAGTACCGTGCGGGAATTGAACCGATCTCTGGTGGTGGATCGGTTGAACAAAGCCCGCACACTCCGGTTCATAGGTGGGTGGGTGACCCAAGAGAAACAAACGGTGAAAACCTCGGAAACTTTTATTCCGCGGGTCGTGACACACTTTTCTACTGTCACCATTCGAATGTGGACCGAATGTGGTCGTTATGGAAAATGTTGGGTGGGAAACATAAGGACATAACCGATCCAGATTGGTTAAACGCGTCTTTTGTTTTCTATGATGAAAACAAAAATCTTGTACGTGTGTACGTGAAAGACTGCTTGTTCACTAATCAGTTAGGGTACGACTACCAACGAGTGGACGTACCCTGGCTGAAGAGCAAACCGGTCCCACGTGCACCCAAATCAGGAATTGCTAAAAAACTAGTTGGAAAAGTTGCTAAGGCACCTGATGTTACGTTCCCGGTGAAACTCGACAAAATCGTGAAGGTTTTGGTACCACGACCGAAGAAATCAAGAAGTAAGAAGGAAAAGGAAGAGAAGGAGGAGCTTTTGATCATTCAGGGTATTACTTACGACAGCGAAAAGTACGTGAAGTTCGATGTGTATGTGAATGACGAGGACGATGATGCGAGTGCACCTGATCAGACTGAGTTTGCCGGAAGTTTCGCTCAGTTGCCACATAAGCATAAGGGTAAGTCACAAAGCAAGACTAACTTCCGTGCTGGACTCACGGAGCTATTAGAGGAGCTCGAGGCGGATGACGATGACAATGTGTTGGTGACTGTGGTCCCGAGATCGGGATCTGAAGATATCACGATTGACGCGATTAAGATCATCTACGCTTAA